A part of Pradoshia eiseniae genomic DNA contains:
- the fabI gene encoding enoyl-ACP reductase FabI, producing the protein MNVNVDNKTIVVMGVANKRSIAWGIATALYQAGARLIFTYAGERMEKGVRELVDGLEGGKDTYVIPCDVTSDTEIEKCFADIREKYGKIDGIAHCIAFANKEELKGEYLNTNREGFLLAQNISAYSLTAVAKAARDMMNEGGSIVTLTYLGGERVVQNYNVMGVAKASLEASVKYLANDLGPSGIRVNSISAGAIRTLSAKGVGDFNAIRKVFEERAPLRRQVTQEEVGDTALFLFSPLSRGITGENIHVDSGFHILSL; encoded by the coding sequence ATGAACGTTAATGTTGATAATAAGACAATCGTCGTCATGGGAGTAGCTAATAAACGCAGCATCGCATGGGGTATCGCTACAGCCCTTTACCAAGCAGGAGCCAGACTGATTTTTACATATGCCGGGGAGCGGATGGAAAAAGGCGTACGGGAATTGGTTGACGGCCTTGAGGGTGGTAAGGATACATATGTTATCCCGTGTGATGTAACTAGTGATACAGAAATTGAGAAATGCTTTGCTGACATCCGTGAAAAATACGGGAAAATTGACGGAATTGCCCACTGCATCGCTTTTGCCAACAAAGAGGAATTAAAGGGCGAGTATTTAAACACGAACAGGGAAGGCTTCCTGTTGGCTCAAAATATCAGTGCCTATTCTTTAACAGCTGTTGCAAAAGCTGCCCGAGATATGATGAATGAGGGAGGAAGCATCGTTACCCTTACGTATTTAGGCGGAGAGAGAGTTGTCCAAAATTACAATGTCATGGGAGTAGCCAAAGCGAGCCTAGAAGCGAGCGTTAAATATTTGGCTAATGATCTTGGACCATCCGGTATCCGAGTAAATTCCATTTCAGCAGGAGCCATTCGAACGCTCTCAGCTAAAGGGGTCGGTGATTTCAACGCCATCCGGAAAGTATTTGAGGAAAGAGCACCACTCAGAAGACAAGTCACACAAGAAGAAGTCGGAGACACAGCCTTATTCCTCTTCAGCCCTTTATCGAGAGGGATTACTGGTGAAAATATTCATGTAGACTCAGGATTCCATATTTTGAGTCTGTAA
- the prpE gene encoding bis(5'-nucleosyl)-tetraphosphatase PrpE, with translation MYDCIGDVHGCYDECLQLLEKMGYQMKDGTPLHPEGYIPVFLGDITDRGPKSVEMIEFVWKLVIEKKMALYVPGNHCNKLYRYFLGNKVHATHGLETTVAELEALNPKVRKRVRQRFMQLYEESPLYLVLDGGNLVVAHAGIKKELIGLNNKKVRTFVLYGDITGKALPDGRPERLDWALWHKGDPLIVYGHTPVLEPRIKNNTYNIDTGAVFGGKLTGFRYPKKVFFQVDSSMPFVPEKFHTYSE, from the coding sequence ATGTATGATTGTATTGGTGATGTACATGGCTGTTATGATGAATGCTTGCAGCTGCTCGAGAAAATGGGCTATCAGATGAAAGATGGCACTCCCCTTCATCCTGAAGGATATATCCCCGTTTTCCTTGGCGACATTACAGATAGAGGTCCAAAATCCGTTGAGATGATAGAATTTGTATGGAAACTTGTTATCGAGAAGAAAATGGCTCTTTATGTGCCTGGAAACCATTGCAATAAATTATATCGCTATTTCCTTGGAAATAAAGTACATGCCACACACGGCCTAGAGACAACTGTTGCTGAATTGGAGGCCTTAAATCCGAAAGTGCGAAAGAGAGTTCGCCAGCGATTCATGCAGCTTTATGAGGAATCCCCTCTTTATCTCGTCCTTGACGGCGGAAATTTGGTCGTTGCTCATGCCGGCATCAAAAAAGAGCTCATTGGATTGAATAATAAGAAAGTTCGAACTTTTGTTCTTTATGGAGATATTACAGGCAAAGCCCTGCCGGATGGCCGTCCGGAACGGCTTGATTGGGCCCTTTGGCATAAAGGAGATCCATTGATTGTGTATGGTCACACTCCCGTTTTGGAGCCTAGAATCAAGAACAATACGTATAATATTGATACAGGAGCTGTATTTGGGGGTAAACTAACCGGTTTTCGCTATCCCAAAAAGGTCTTTTTTCAGGTGGACTCTTCAATGCCCTTCGTTCCTGAAAAGTTCCATACATACAGTGAGTGA
- a CDS encoding RluA family pseudouridine synthase — protein sequence MAKPFTLRFNATEEEKGILLRDFFARKRISKAALTDIKFRGGKIIVNGRVENVRYKIQQDDEIVVQYPPEAGSEKMKGDPIPLNIRYEDDYVMVIEKPAGMSTIPSREHPTKSLANAIVHYYEEIGHQAAVHIVTRLDRDTSGLVLIAKHRHIHHLFSLSQREKSVSREYLALVEGHIAPLEGSVDRPIGRMGDSIIKREVRSDGQSALTFYKTIKQFPSYSFVRLKLMTGRTHQIRVHMSDLGHPLLGDDLYGGSRALIARQALHCGFLNFHHPITGKHMRFESPLSADMQKLVN from the coding sequence ATGGCAAAGCCGTTTACATTACGTTTCAACGCAACAGAAGAAGAGAAGGGAATCCTCCTGCGCGACTTTTTTGCGCGTAAAAGGATTTCCAAGGCAGCCCTGACTGATATTAAATTTAGAGGCGGAAAGATTATAGTCAATGGGCGCGTTGAAAACGTGCGTTACAAGATTCAGCAGGACGATGAGATTGTGGTTCAATATCCGCCTGAAGCAGGCAGTGAAAAAATGAAAGGAGATCCTATACCGTTAAACATTCGCTATGAGGATGATTATGTGATGGTCATTGAGAAGCCTGCCGGGATGAGTACAATCCCTTCAAGGGAGCATCCAACCAAAAGCCTCGCTAATGCGATCGTTCATTATTACGAGGAAATTGGCCATCAAGCGGCGGTTCATATTGTAACAAGGCTAGACCGAGATACATCGGGGTTAGTGCTGATAGCCAAGCATAGGCATATCCATCATTTGTTCAGCCTTTCACAGCGAGAGAAGAGTGTCAGCAGGGAATATCTCGCATTGGTCGAAGGGCATATCGCTCCTCTTGAAGGGAGTGTTGATAGACCGATTGGCAGGATGGGAGATAGCATCATTAAACGGGAAGTACGATCTGATGGCCAGTCAGCTTTAACCTTCTACAAAACAATCAAGCAATTCCCCTCTTATTCATTTGTGCGCTTGAAGCTTATGACAGGACGCACCCATCAAATAAGGGTTCATATGTCAGACCTAGGTCATCCGCTGCTTGGGGATGATTTATATGGCGGTTCGAGGGCTTTGATTGCAAGGCAGGCACTTCATTGCGGATTTTTGAACTTCCATCATCCGATTACGGGTAAGCATATGCGGTTTGAGAGTCCACTGTCAGCTGATATGCAGAAGTTGGTTAACTGA
- a CDS encoding NAD kinase encodes MKYAVTSKGDNKSNELMQQIKDQLDSLGVIYNEDQPDIVISVGGDGTLLYAFHRYSSRLDRTAFVGVHTGHLGFYADWIPEEIEKLATAIAKTPYQTVEYPLLEVTVRYSHGGRESKYLALNESTVKSVGSSLVMDVEIRGESFERFRGDGLCVSTPSGSTAYNKALGGAILHPSIPAIQLTEMASINNRVFRTIGSPLILPGHHTCMLKPVTSDDFQMTIDHLSLLHKDVKSIQFRVADERIRFARFRPFPFWRRVRDSFVTD; translated from the coding sequence ATGAAGTATGCGGTCACGTCAAAAGGTGATAATAAATCAAATGAATTAATGCAACAGATAAAAGATCAGCTTGATAGCCTAGGGGTTATCTATAATGAAGATCAGCCGGATATTGTCATTTCGGTAGGCGGAGATGGAACATTATTGTATGCTTTCCATCGATATAGTTCTCGCCTTGACCGTACTGCCTTTGTCGGTGTTCATACTGGGCATCTTGGCTTTTATGCGGACTGGATACCAGAAGAGATTGAAAAGCTTGCGACCGCGATTGCGAAGACACCATATCAGACGGTTGAATATCCGCTCCTCGAAGTCACGGTTCGCTATAGTCATGGAGGCAGGGAGTCAAAATATTTGGCTTTGAATGAATCGACTGTGAAGAGCGTTGGCAGCAGTCTTGTCATGGACGTGGAAATCAGGGGAGAATCCTTTGAGCGGTTTAGAGGAGATGGGCTTTGTGTATCCACACCTTCGGGAAGCACGGCTTATAATAAAGCGTTGGGCGGAGCTATCCTCCATCCCTCCATCCCGGCGATTCAATTGACTGAAATGGCATCAATCAATAATCGGGTGTTCCGTACAATTGGGTCGCCGCTCATTTTGCCGGGACATCATACATGCATGCTCAAGCCCGTGACAAGTGATGACTTCCAAATGACAATTGACCATTTAAGCCTTCTGCATAAGGACGTAAAATCCATTCAATTCCGTGTGGCGGATGAGCGCATTCGATTTGCACGCTTTAGGCCATTCCCGTTTTGGAGAAGGGTTCGAGATTCCTTTGTGACAGATTGA
- a CDS encoding GTP pyrophosphokinase, whose amino-acid sequence MSRNWDEFLAPYKQAVDELKIKLRGIRSQCDLENEHSPIEFVTGRVKPVASILDKAFHKKVPEDKLETEIQDIAGLRIMCQFVDDIKQVVHLLRQRTDFTILEERDYITNKKASGYRSYHVVIEYPVQTIHGEKKIMAEIQIRTLAMNFWATIEHSLNYKYNGQFPEVLKKRLESLAEAAFHMDEEMTRIKLEIQEAQAYVVKKRGKNT is encoded by the coding sequence ATGAGTAGAAATTGGGATGAATTTTTGGCCCCATATAAGCAGGCTGTTGATGAATTAAAAATTAAGCTTAGGGGTATACGGTCACAATGCGATTTGGAAAACGAGCACTCTCCAATTGAGTTTGTGACTGGACGGGTGAAGCCGGTAGCAAGTATTCTAGATAAAGCATTTCACAAAAAGGTGCCCGAAGATAAATTGGAGACAGAAATCCAAGATATTGCGGGATTGCGCATCATGTGCCAGTTCGTAGATGATATTAAGCAGGTTGTTCATCTTCTTCGCCAGCGCACCGATTTTACGATTCTTGAAGAACGGGATTATATCACCAATAAGAAGGCAAGCGGGTATCGCTCCTATCACGTGGTTATAGAATATCCGGTGCAAACGATTCATGGAGAAAAGAAAATCATGGCGGAGATTCAAATCCGTACACTTGCCATGAATTTCTGGGCGACGATTGAGCATTCGCTGAATTATAAATATAACGGACAATTCCCAGAAGTATTGAAAAAGCGCCTTGAAAGTCTTGCAGAAGCTGCTTTTCATATGGATGAGGAAATGACCCGGATTAAGCTTGAAATTCAGGAAGCCCAAGCTTATGTCGTGAAAAAGAGGGGGAAAAACACTTAA
- a CDS encoding CYTH domain-containing protein, with product MTEQIEIEFKNLLTATEFEHLLANFHISRDQFITQKNHYFDTPEFLLKDRACALRIREKDGRYEMTLKQPLPTGQGLLETNIELGSEEAQAILNGSPLPKSEIHNKICLLGIEANHLSCFGTLTTARAEIPYEGGLLVFDKSTYFSITDYELEYETSHYEDGKRIFDNLLKKANIPPRKTDNKVKRFFTEMQRVKK from the coding sequence ATGACAGAGCAAATTGAGATTGAATTTAAGAATTTATTAACCGCAACGGAATTCGAACACTTACTCGCAAACTTTCATATAAGCAGGGATCAATTCATTACTCAAAAGAATCATTATTTCGATACACCGGAATTTTTGCTGAAGGACCGGGCATGCGCCCTGCGTATCCGTGAAAAAGACGGACGGTATGAAATGACTCTAAAACAGCCGCTCCCGACAGGACAAGGGCTGTTGGAAACCAATATTGAGCTCGGATCAGAGGAAGCACAAGCTATCCTCAATGGCAGCCCTCTCCCAAAAAGCGAAATTCATAATAAAATTTGTTTGTTGGGAATTGAAGCTAATCATTTATCCTGCTTCGGTACATTGACGACAGCAAGAGCAGAGATTCCATATGAAGGCGGTCTGCTCGTCTTTGACAAGAGTACCTATTTCAGCATCACAGATTATGAGCTCGAATATGAAACATCTCATTATGAGGATGGAAAAAGAATCTTTGATAATTTGCTCAAAAAGGCAAACATTCCACCGCGTAAAACCGATAATAAGGTCAAACGCTTTTTCACCGAGATGCAAAGAGTGAAAAAATAG
- a CDS encoding lytic transglycosylase domain-containing protein, whose protein sequence is MKVSHLPIALQIQTLQSLSTLGDQAGNTQTDSTSLFQAMLGDALSASALRTSGIGTPALGLGTMASLFSSGIQMGESTGELPFNIPNEPPKGTKFDNSIREAAAAYDVPEKLIRAVIKQESGFDPNAVSMAGASGLMQLMPATASWLGVDDVFDPHENIMGGTKYLRNMLTKYDGDVTLALAAYNAGPGNVDKYGGIPPFEETNNYVSKVLDQYYA, encoded by the coding sequence ATGAAGGTAAGTCACCTGCCTATCGCGCTGCAAATCCAAACCTTGCAATCCCTATCGACTCTTGGGGACCAAGCAGGCAACACACAGACAGATTCGACATCACTGTTCCAAGCCATGCTCGGTGATGCCCTTTCTGCTTCTGCGCTCCGCACATCCGGTATCGGCACACCTGCACTTGGACTCGGGACAATGGCTTCCTTGTTTAGTTCAGGAATCCAAATGGGTGAATCAACAGGCGAATTGCCTTTTAACATACCTAATGAACCACCAAAGGGCACAAAATTTGATAATAGCATTCGTGAAGCTGCTGCTGCCTATGATGTACCGGAAAAGTTAATAAGAGCAGTTATCAAGCAGGAAAGCGGCTTTGACCCTAACGCCGTCAGCATGGCTGGTGCTTCCGGCCTCATGCAGCTCATGCCAGCTACAGCCTCCTGGCTCGGTGTAGATGATGTGTTCGACCCTCATGAAAATATTATGGGCGGAACGAAATATTTGCGAAATATGCTCACTAAATATGACGGAGATGTCACACTCGCTCTTGCCGCTTATAACGCAGGCCCGGGGAATGTAGATAAATACGGCGGTATTCCGCCATTTGAGGAGACAAACAACTACGTCAGCAAAGTCCTTGATCAATATTATGCTTAA
- a CDS encoding globin domain-containing protein: MADVNLTPYEALGEAKLHELVNEFYGNVGSHPLLAPIFPEDLSETARKQKQFLTQFLGGPSIYTDEHGHPMLRARHMSFEITPKRAEAWLECMEEAMDTVKIEDPIREYIFGRLTMTAQHMINTKESFGSGDPYDKS; the protein is encoded by the coding sequence ATGGCTGATGTAAATCTGACACCATACGAGGCATTGGGAGAAGCAAAATTACATGAATTAGTGAATGAATTTTATGGTAATGTGGGATCCCATCCGCTTCTTGCTCCCATTTTTCCTGAAGACCTGAGTGAAACAGCACGAAAACAGAAGCAGTTTCTCACCCAGTTTCTTGGAGGACCGTCCATCTACACAGACGAGCATGGACACCCAATGTTACGTGCTAGGCATATGTCGTTTGAGATAACCCCAAAACGGGCAGAAGCCTGGCTGGAATGTATGGAAGAAGCTATGGACACAGTAAAAATTGAAGATCCAATAAGAGAGTATATATTTGGGCGGTTGACCATGACTGCCCAGCATATGATTAATACAAAAGAATCCTTTGGAAGTGGTGATCCTTATGACAAATCATAA
- a CDS encoding DsbA family protein → MTNHKTSSSSWYDWSTVHHFFKPLEKPLEIYVFIDPTCSSCFMLDRILKRLKLEYGHYFALKHVFSKQQRKSRSTEQSRNLQSGISCEKLWIEEEFAGHVPSIAIKAAELQGKKAGYRYFKKIQESLFMNQESVDSLDTLLICAEKADIDYEEFIRDLQSEAAIKALECDLRITEEMDVQELPTLVFFNQKMEEEGIKVAGSYPYEIYVQILEEILGFQPKANPLPSLEECAREFQVITTSEISYIYQIESHEVEHEMKKLMLKRAVEHIPLRSETFWRYM, encoded by the coding sequence ATGACAAATCATAAGACCTCCTCGTCCAGCTGGTACGATTGGTCAACGGTGCACCATTTCTTCAAGCCTCTTGAAAAGCCTTTGGAAATCTATGTATTCATCGATCCTACCTGTTCTTCCTGCTTTATGCTCGACCGCATTCTCAAGCGGTTAAAACTGGAATACGGCCATTATTTTGCACTCAAGCATGTCTTTAGCAAGCAACAACGCAAATCTCGCTCAACTGAGCAATCACGAAATCTACAATCCGGCATCTCCTGTGAAAAGCTATGGATTGAAGAGGAATTCGCCGGTCACGTTCCATCTATCGCCATTAAAGCAGCTGAGCTTCAAGGAAAAAAGGCAGGTTACCGTTATTTCAAGAAAATACAAGAATCACTCTTTATGAACCAGGAATCCGTAGATTCACTCGACACCTTACTAATTTGTGCTGAGAAGGCAGACATTGACTATGAGGAATTTATTCGTGATCTACAATCAGAGGCGGCCATAAAAGCATTGGAATGTGATTTAAGGATTACGGAGGAAATGGATGTCCAGGAGCTCCCTACTCTTGTCTTCTTCAATCAAAAGATGGAGGAAGAAGGCATCAAGGTTGCCGGGTCTTATCCATATGAGATTTATGTGCAGATTTTAGAGGAGATTCTTGGATTCCAGCCTAAAGCAAACCCTCTGCCAAGCTTGGAAGAGTGCGCTAGGGAATTTCAGGTCATTACGACATCTGAGATAAGCTATATTTATCAAATCGAATCTCATGAGGTCGAGCATGAAATGAAGAAATTAATGCTAAAGCGTGCTGTCGAGCATATTCCATTGCGTTCAGAAACATTCTGGAGATACATGTAA
- the pepF gene encoding oligoendopeptidase F: MATDVNQLPERKDIAVEDTWRLEDIFATDQAWENEFKDIQDSLPKGEQYKGKLGESADVLWDALQFQDGITERLGRLYTYSHMRYDQDTGNTFYQGMDDRAKNLYSQASSVFSYIVPEILSIDEETINRFMDEKEELKLYEHVLKEINLQRPHVLSAEQEALLAQASEVLSASSNTFGMLNNADLRFPSIKDENGKEVELTHGRYTRFLESADRRVRKEAFEAMYKTYGQYKNTFASTLAGTVKKDNFYAKVRNYSNAREAALSANNIPESVYENLVGAIHDNLDLLHRYVRLRKKILGVEELHMYDLYTPLVKDVKMEIPYEDAKNYVLNGLAPLGEDYVSVLKEGFENRWVDVHENRGKRSGAYSSGAYGTNPYILMNWQDNVNNLFTLAHEFGHSVHSYYTRKNQPYQYGDYSIFVAEVASTTNEALLNDYLLKEIDDEQKRIYLLNHYLEGFRGTVFRQTMFAEFEHLIHKMAQDGVALTAESLTQTYYDLNKKYFGEDIVIDEEIGLEWSRIPHFYYNYYVYQYATGFSAAAALSSQILEEGQPAVERYLGFLEAGSSDFPIEVLKKAGVDMTSPEPIKAACKVFEEKLTELEQLLDI, from the coding sequence ATGGCAACAGACGTAAACCAATTGCCAGAACGCAAAGATATCGCAGTAGAAGACACCTGGAGACTTGAAGACATCTTTGCAACAGATCAAGCTTGGGAGAATGAATTTAAGGATATCCAGGACTCACTTCCTAAAGGTGAACAATACAAAGGCAAATTAGGTGAGAGCGCGGATGTATTATGGGATGCTTTGCAATTTCAAGACGGAATAACAGAAAGGCTTGGACGCCTATATACGTATTCTCATATGAGATATGACCAAGATACAGGAAACACCTTCTATCAAGGCATGGATGACCGGGCTAAAAACCTGTATTCACAAGCTTCAAGCGTTTTTTCTTATATTGTGCCTGAGATTCTCTCCATTGATGAAGAAACAATTAATCGCTTTATGGACGAGAAAGAAGAACTAAAGCTATATGAGCATGTGCTAAAAGAAATTAATTTGCAAAGGCCGCATGTATTATCCGCAGAGCAAGAAGCTCTATTGGCACAAGCGTCAGAGGTATTAAGCGCTTCATCCAATACATTCGGCATGCTGAATAATGCCGACCTCCGTTTTCCTTCCATAAAGGACGAAAATGGGAAGGAAGTCGAGCTGACACATGGAAGATACACAAGATTCCTTGAGAGTGCTGACCGTCGTGTACGTAAAGAGGCATTTGAAGCTATGTATAAGACGTACGGTCAATATAAGAATACATTTGCCAGTACGCTTGCGGGTACGGTTAAAAAGGATAATTTCTATGCAAAGGTGCGCAATTATTCCAACGCTCGGGAGGCAGCTCTATCCGCTAATAATATTCCGGAAAGTGTCTATGAGAACTTAGTTGGTGCTATTCATGATAATCTTGACTTATTGCACCGATATGTTCGTCTTAGAAAGAAAATATTAGGTGTAGAGGAACTGCATATGTATGATTTGTATACACCGCTCGTTAAGGACGTCAAAATGGAGATTCCATATGAAGATGCGAAGAATTATGTTCTAAATGGTCTGGCTCCGTTGGGAGAAGATTATGTGTCCGTTTTGAAGGAAGGCTTTGAAAATCGCTGGGTCGATGTACACGAAAACCGCGGCAAGCGGAGCGGGGCTTATTCTTCAGGGGCTTATGGCACAAACCCATATATCTTGATGAACTGGCAGGATAATGTGAACAATCTATTTACGCTTGCGCATGAGTTTGGTCATTCTGTGCACAGCTATTACACAAGGAAAAATCAGCCGTACCAATATGGAGATTATTCTATTTTTGTCGCTGAGGTAGCATCAACAACGAATGAAGCCCTGCTGAATGATTATTTACTGAAGGAAATTGATGATGAGCAGAAGAGAATCTACTTATTGAATCATTATCTTGAAGGGTTTAGGGGAACAGTTTTCCGTCAAACGATGTTTGCCGAATTTGAGCACTTGATTCATAAGATGGCTCAGGATGGTGTCGCATTGACTGCGGAAAGCTTGACGCAAACCTATTATGATCTCAATAAAAAGTATTTTGGCGAGGATATCGTTATTGATGAGGAAATTGGCCTTGAGTGGTCGAGGATTCCCCACTTCTACTACAATTACTATGTTTATCAATATGCGACAGGCTTCAGTGCCGCCGCAGCCTTGAGCAGTCAAATCCTTGAAGAAGGGCAGCCGGCTGTAGAGCGCTATCTAGGCTTCCTTGAGGCAGGATCTAGTGACTTCCCAATTGAAGTGCTCAAAAAGGCTGGTGTAGATATGACATCTCCTGAGCCTATCAAGGCAGCATGCAAGGTATTTGAGGAAAAATTAACGGAGTTGGAGCAGCTCTTGGATATATAA
- a CDS encoding competence protein CoiA — translation MLVAANQEGELIHSTRVADRKGDEFSCPICRKRVLYKAGRKRIPHFAHQREENCPGMEEAESFIHLEGKNLLHEWASQWAERAVLERYYDSICQRADIEANAEGRVFAIEYQCSPLSAKRLTERTLGYRKIEVEPIWIFHSNFLKKKGNLLWSLTSSLQSAIRISPSGFPYLLFFDCHTPNTLIMLTNLIPITKELFFGQAESVTFTGKSLPQILDQQARTILFIPEWMRKRESLIRNEWRYQGITNPLLRSFYSLGIQSNLPRMIGIPLRSSVLFGIPSHHWQGYVILDLLDCQVKEGEIRADGIRKRFMDRLRKREILIRDLPSDSISLFTPVEEFMRFLEKAEYLIKNGENSYIIKEGFPIKTIRQEELNHLLVDFFKEENDALWRN, via the coding sequence ATGTTAGTTGCAGCCAATCAAGAGGGCGAGCTTATCCATTCCACCCGTGTGGCTGATCGTAAAGGAGACGAGTTTAGCTGCCCGATTTGCCGAAAAAGGGTGCTATACAAGGCCGGAAGGAAACGGATCCCCCATTTTGCCCATCAAAGGGAAGAGAATTGTCCAGGTATGGAAGAAGCAGAATCCTTTATCCATTTGGAAGGGAAAAACCTATTGCATGAATGGGCCTCTCAATGGGCAGAAAGAGCAGTGTTAGAGAGATATTATGATTCCATCTGTCAAAGGGCAGATATTGAGGCAAATGCAGAGGGAAGGGTCTTCGCAATTGAATATCAATGCTCCCCTCTATCAGCCAAGCGCCTCACCGAAAGAACCTTAGGCTATAGGAAGATTGAAGTAGAGCCGATTTGGATATTCCATTCAAACTTTCTAAAGAAAAAAGGGAACCTCCTATGGTCCTTAACGTCTTCTCTCCAATCAGCTATCCGTATATCCCCTTCAGGTTTTCCTTACCTCTTATTCTTTGATTGTCATACCCCCAATACTTTAATCATGCTCACTAATCTTATTCCCATTACAAAAGAATTATTTTTTGGTCAAGCGGAGAGCGTTACTTTCACAGGCAAATCTTTGCCGCAAATTTTAGACCAGCAGGCTAGAACAATCTTATTTATCCCTGAATGGATGAGAAAACGGGAGAGTCTGATAAGAAATGAGTGGAGGTATCAAGGAATCACTAATCCGCTTCTTCGTAGCTTCTACTCTCTAGGCATCCAAAGTAATCTGCCGAGAATGATCGGTATCCCTCTTAGAAGCTCTGTTCTATTTGGTATTCCTTCTCATCACTGGCAAGGGTATGTCATCCTGGACTTATTAGATTGTCAGGTGAAGGAAGGGGAAATCAGAGCGGATGGAATCCGTAAACGTTTTATGGATAGACTACGTAAAAGGGAAATCCTCATCAGAGATTTGCCATCCGACTCTATTTCTTTGTTCACTCCTGTCGAAGAGTTTATGAGATTTCTTGAAAAAGCGGAATATTTAATTAAAAACGGTGAAAATAGCTATATAATAAAGGAAGGGTTTCCAATAAAAACGATACGGCAGGAAGAGCTTAATCATCTGCTTGTGGATTTTTTTAAAGAGGAAAACGATGCTTTATGGCGAAACTAG